A genomic stretch from Caloenas nicobarica isolate bCalNic1 chromosome 3, bCalNic1.hap1, whole genome shotgun sequence includes:
- the RIPPLY2 gene encoding protein ripply2 — protein MESGGMGCCCPRPLSLLPQGYSPLSASSRCGVRPSPSLTVLPSARRSVPFWRPWVPVPDEAGQRTGPRPTAPHSPCGLAEASRKLAQYTHPVRLFWPKSRCYDYLYQEAEALLKNFPVQATISFYEDSDSEDDEDELEQDSRTESDC, from the exons ATGGAGAGCGGAGGGATGGGGTGCTGCTGCCCCCGCCCGCTCTCGCTGCTCCCGCAGGGCTACTCGCCGCTCTCCGCCTCGTCCCGGTGCGGGGTGCGGCCCAGCCCTTCCCTGACGGTCCTGCCCTCGGCCCGCAGGTCTGTGCCCTTCTGGCGGCCCTGGGTGCCCGTGCCGGACGAGGCGGGACAACGGACCGGCCCCAGACCCACGGCG cctcACAGCCCCTGCGGGCTGGCGGAAGCCTCCCGAAAGCTGGCGCAGTACACGCACCCCGTCAG GCTATTTTGGCCCAAATCAAGGTGCTATGATTACTTATATCAGGAAGCCGaagcacttctgaaaaactTTCCAGTTCAAGCTACAATTTCCTTTTATGAAGACTCAGATagtgaagatgatgaagatgaaCTGGAACAAGATTCAAGAACAGAATCAGATTGCTGA